A section of the Mesobacillus jeotgali genome encodes:
- the ysxE gene encoding spore coat protein YsxE: MDDRNFLKEESAVLRQYPIEPYFAEDFGRVKKVYTKSGTYALKKIHPYEGTEFIKHIQTLYQKGYNRIVPVYPANDGRYAVLHNKSLYYLMPWMPNAIREDQSERHKQLFRELARMHTLSVKELEISPEVKQEHYERTLKEWEKEEEFLNGFLESCENRTYMAPFELTFCLYYIQIRQAMQFARQKLEAWNEKTKEQKKTRTVILHGKVSPEHFLFDERGYGYFINFENARQGSPIQDLLPFLARSLKTQPKYGDEIIDWIYVYLKHFPFRDDEMQLFMSYLAFPTGIIRVAETYHQRKNEVDERKFVQKLQRQYWLLSNTGYVVTKMDELERQKELAKQEGAQS, from the coding sequence ATGGATGATCGCAATTTTTTAAAAGAAGAATCTGCAGTGTTGAGGCAATATCCAATCGAGCCTTATTTTGCGGAGGATTTTGGAAGAGTAAAAAAAGTCTATACCAAATCAGGGACCTATGCCCTGAAGAAAATCCATCCTTATGAAGGGACGGAATTCATCAAGCACATTCAGACACTTTATCAAAAGGGCTATAACAGAATTGTACCAGTATATCCGGCAAACGACGGAAGATATGCCGTCTTGCATAATAAGTCCCTTTATTATTTAATGCCATGGATGCCAAATGCCATTAGGGAGGATCAATCGGAGAGGCATAAGCAGCTGTTCAGGGAACTGGCGAGAATGCATACTTTGTCGGTCAAGGAGCTGGAAATCAGTCCAGAGGTAAAACAGGAGCATTACGAGCGGACACTGAAAGAATGGGAAAAGGAAGAAGAGTTCCTGAATGGTTTCCTTGAAAGCTGCGAGAACAGGACATATATGGCTCCCTTTGAGCTGACTTTCTGTCTGTACTACATCCAGATCCGGCAGGCGATGCAGTTCGCCAGGCAAAAACTTGAGGCTTGGAATGAGAAAACGAAGGAGCAAAAGAAAACAAGGACGGTAATACTGCATGGCAAAGTCTCTCCTGAACACTTTTTGTTCGATGAAAGGGGATACGGGTATTTCATCAATTTCGAAAACGCACGACAGGGTTCTCCTATTCAGGATTTACTGCCGTTTCTGGCAAGGTCATTGAAAACTCAGCCGAAGTACGGTGATGAGATCATTGACTGGATTTATGTATATTTGAAGCATTTCCCTTTCCGGGATGATGAAATGCAATTATTCATGAGCTATCTTGCCTTTCCGACAGGTATCATCCGTGTCGCGGAAACATATCATCAACGAAAGAATGAGGTTGATGAGAGGAAATTCGTCCAAAAGCTTCAGCGCCAGTACTGGCTATTAAGCAATACAGGCTATGTGGTAACCAAAATGGATGAACTTGAAAGGCAAAAGGAGCTGGCCAAACAAGAAGGAGCCCAGAGCTGA
- the spoVID gene encoding stage VI sporulation protein D gives MKGGVALSQGNQSCLRFSLEESVWFQRGQEVAELVSISLDPNITIQENEQYVSIRGSLELTGEYTCYEQQENNGEEQVSSLKYVHSVMEREEGVYEFLHRFPVDITIPKNRIESIYDIDIQVEGFDYVFPEKERLKLNADLAITGLYGDQQHEAEQEVDSEEAEELEISYREETSAVADFAAETEAEEVSQNAVEATELDFPEAPAYSFVQQNEALNNHEEEHFEEELYAPFRAEAKKTAQAEEKSQPETHAQREPEPVLEYALSDFRGEQQPVQAVEVEQEEAEAEVEVEVKTEQKTEEAQVSESMPAEVEESPESSSSPLLKKKKPNMKKGISIAEFLARKEETTEVAKIRVCIVQHGDSLHSISERYDVPVQQLLRVNHLSIDHEVHEGQVLYVPGVALHQS, from the coding sequence ATGAAAGGAGGAGTCGCTTTGTCTCAAGGGAATCAATCGTGCCTGCGGTTTTCGCTAGAGGAGTCAGTGTGGTTTCAAAGAGGACAGGAAGTCGCGGAGCTTGTCTCGATTTCACTCGATCCGAATATAACGATCCAGGAAAATGAGCAATACGTTTCCATTCGCGGATCTCTGGAGTTGACAGGGGAATATACATGCTATGAACAGCAGGAGAATAATGGGGAGGAACAAGTCTCGTCTCTTAAGTATGTGCATTCTGTCATGGAAAGGGAAGAAGGAGTGTATGAATTCCTCCATCGATTCCCGGTGGATATCACCATTCCTAAAAACAGGATTGAAAGTATTTATGATATCGATATCCAGGTTGAAGGTTTCGATTATGTTTTTCCGGAAAAGGAGCGCCTGAAGCTGAATGCTGATCTGGCGATTACTGGCCTTTATGGTGATCAGCAGCATGAAGCTGAGCAGGAAGTAGATAGTGAAGAAGCTGAAGAGCTCGAGATCAGCTACCGTGAAGAGACATCAGCAGTAGCTGATTTTGCGGCGGAAACAGAGGCAGAGGAAGTTAGCCAAAATGCAGTAGAAGCAACTGAGTTAGACTTCCCGGAAGCTCCAGCCTATTCATTTGTACAGCAGAATGAAGCCTTGAATAATCACGAAGAAGAGCACTTTGAGGAAGAACTTTATGCCCCGTTCAGGGCTGAAGCCAAGAAAACCGCACAAGCGGAAGAAAAGTCTCAGCCAGAAACTCATGCTCAAAGAGAACCAGAGCCAGTGCTGGAATATGCATTAAGCGATTTCAGAGGTGAGCAGCAGCCAGTTCAGGCAGTGGAAGTTGAGCAAGAGGAAGCGGAAGCGGAAGTGGAAGTGGAAGTGAAAACCGAGCAAAAGACAGAAGAAGCGCAGGTCTCTGAAAGTATGCCTGCTGAAGTGGAGGAATCTCCTGAAAGCTCATCCTCACCCTTACTTAAAAAGAAAAAGCCGAATATGAAAAAAGGCATTTCGATTGCTGAATTTTTAGCGCGGAAGGAAGAGACAACAGAGGTTGCCAAAATAAGAGTCTGCATTGTTCAGCACGGGGATTCTCTTCATTCGATCTCTGAACGGTATGATGTTCCGGTACAGCAGCTTCTGAGAGTCAACCATCTGAGCATCGACCATGAAGTCCATGAAGGCCAGGTATTGTATGTTCCAGGAGTGGCACTTCACCAATCTTAG
- the hemL gene encoding glutamate-1-semialdehyde 2,1-aminomutase, translating to MRSYDKSIAAFKEAKELLPGGVNSPVRAFKSVDMDPIFMEKGKGSKIYDIDGNEYIDYVLSWGPLILGHTNDRVVEGIKKVAELGTSFGAPTVVENELAQLVIDRVPSIEMVRMVSSGTEATMSALRLARGYTGRNKILKFEGCYHGHGDSLLIKAGSGVATLGLPDSPGVPEGVAKNTITVPYNDLESVRYAFEQYGDDIAGVIVEPVAGNMGVVPPVEGFLEGLREITTQFGTVLIFDEVMTGFRVGYNCAQGYFDVTPDLTCLGKVIGGGLPVGAYGGKREIMEQIAPSGPIYQAGTLSGNPLAMTAGLETLKQLTPESYKEFERKADILESGLKAAAEKYGIPHTINRAGSMIGIFFTNENVINYEIAKGSNLEFFAAYYREMANEGVFLPPSQFEGLFLSTAHTDEDLKKTIQAAEKAFEKLQNM from the coding sequence ATGCGCTCATATGATAAATCAATTGCAGCTTTCAAGGAAGCGAAGGAACTTTTGCCAGGCGGAGTGAACAGCCCTGTCCGCGCGTTCAAATCAGTGGATATGGATCCGATCTTCATGGAAAAAGGAAAAGGGTCAAAAATCTATGATATCGATGGCAATGAATATATTGACTATGTATTATCTTGGGGACCACTGATCCTTGGCCACACAAATGACAGAGTGGTCGAAGGAATCAAGAAGGTAGCTGAGCTTGGTACAAGCTTTGGTGCGCCAACCGTTGTTGAGAACGAGCTGGCACAGCTTGTCATTGACCGGGTGCCATCCATTGAAATGGTGAGAATGGTATCATCGGGAACTGAGGCAACAATGAGTGCCTTGCGCCTGGCGCGTGGGTATACAGGCCGAAACAAGATCCTTAAATTCGAAGGATGCTATCACGGCCATGGCGATTCATTGCTCATCAAAGCTGGCTCAGGTGTCGCTACACTTGGTTTGCCTGACAGCCCGGGTGTTCCTGAGGGTGTTGCTAAAAACACGATTACAGTGCCTTATAATGACCTTGAGAGCGTTCGCTATGCATTTGAACAGTATGGTGATGATATCGCTGGCGTCATCGTTGAACCAGTTGCCGGAAATATGGGTGTTGTGCCTCCAGTTGAAGGCTTCCTCGAAGGCTTGCGTGAAATCACAACTCAGTTTGGTACAGTATTGATTTTCGACGAGGTCATGACTGGTTTCCGTGTGGGCTATAACTGTGCCCAGGGCTATTTCGATGTAACGCCTGACCTGACATGCCTGGGAAAGGTAATCGGCGGAGGACTCCCAGTTGGAGCCTACGGCGGTAAAAGAGAAATCATGGAGCAAATCGCACCAAGCGGTCCGATTTACCAGGCAGGAACACTTTCAGGAAATCCGCTGGCAATGACAGCAGGCCTGGAAACATTGAAACAGCTGACTCCCGAATCCTACAAAGAATTTGAGCGCAAAGCTGATATTCTTGAATCAGGACTGAAAGCCGCGGCAGAAAAATACGGAATTCCTCATACCATCAACCGAGCAGGTTCGATGATCGGCATCTTCTTCACTAACGAAAATGTCATCAACTATGAGATCGCAAAAGGTTCGAATCTTGAATTCTTTGCTGCCTACTATCGTGAAATGGCAAACGAAGGAGTATTCCTCCCGCCATCACAATTTGAAGGATTGTTCCTTTCTACAGCACACACAGACGAAGACCTGAAAAAAACAATTCAGGCAGCTGAAAAAGCATTTGAAAAGCTGCAGAATATGTGA
- the hemB gene encoding porphobilinogen synthase, whose product MKHLEFSRHRRLRQSANMRALVRENYLRTEDLIYPLFIVEGENVKNEVSSMPGVYHLSLDNLKEEMTEIEALGIKSVLLFGVPNEKDEVGCQAYHDHGIVQEATRVIKKDFPDMVVIADTCLCEYTSHGHCGVIEDGKVLNDPSLELLGKTAVSQAKAGADIIAPSNMMDGFVAAIRFALDEAGFQDVPIMSYAVKYSSAFYGPFREAAESTPQFGDRKSYQMDPANRIEAMREAESDVMEGADFLIVKPGMPYLDIVRDVKNNFNLPVVIYNVSGEYSMVKAAAQNGWVDEKSIVMEMLTGMKRAGSDLIITYHAKDAARWLREQ is encoded by the coding sequence ATGAAACATCTTGAATTCAGCCGCCATCGCCGTCTTCGCCAGTCAGCGAACATGCGCGCACTTGTACGTGAGAACTATCTTCGCACAGAAGACTTGATCTACCCGCTTTTTATCGTAGAAGGAGAGAATGTTAAGAATGAAGTCTCTTCTATGCCAGGTGTCTATCATTTATCTCTTGATAACCTGAAAGAAGAAATGACTGAAATAGAAGCATTAGGAATCAAATCCGTGCTGCTGTTTGGCGTTCCAAATGAAAAAGATGAAGTAGGCTGCCAGGCATACCATGACCATGGAATCGTTCAGGAAGCCACCCGTGTAATCAAAAAGGATTTCCCAGATATGGTCGTCATCGCAGATACATGCCTGTGTGAATACACAAGCCATGGTCACTGCGGCGTTATTGAAGACGGCAAGGTCTTGAATGATCCCTCTCTTGAGCTTCTTGGAAAGACAGCTGTCAGCCAGGCGAAGGCGGGAGCGGATATCATCGCACCATCTAACATGATGGATGGCTTCGTTGCCGCTATTCGCTTTGCCCTTGATGAAGCTGGATTCCAGGATGTGCCGATTATGTCCTACGCTGTAAAATATTCATCCGCATTTTACGGACCATTCCGTGAAGCGGCAGAAAGCACACCACAGTTTGGAGACCGCAAATCCTACCAGATGGATCCTGCAAACCGTATTGAAGCAATGCGCGAAGCTGAATCCGATGTAATGGAAGGTGCTGACTTCCTGATCGTGAAGCCAGGAATGCCATACCTAGACATCGTTCGTGATGTGAAAAACAACTTCAACCTGCCAGTTGTCATTTATAATGTCAGCGGTGAGTATTCAATGGTTAAAGCTGCAGCACAAAACGGCTGGGTCGATGAAAAGAGCATTGTCATGGAAATGCTGACAGGAATGAAGCGCGCAGGCTCAGACCTGATCATCACTTACCACGCAAAGGATGCAGCACGCTGGCTGAGAGAACAGTAA
- a CDS encoding uroporphyrinogen-III synthase: protein MIAPFSLQNRTVLIPRGKAHSKPFSELVARNGGIPVEIPLIAFHPVAASEKLLRILNELHTYNWVIFTSNVTVETFFSFFRNSKPSFRKVAVIGDKTRASLEERGVKADFMPEEYVAEGFIDEFLPQVKAGEKILIPKGNLARDYISSSLKKKGAIVEEVIIYETYLPQDSRDKLVQMLSDERLDILTFTSPSTIDHFMGIVEEYNLRCKLEQCIVACIGPVSKRKAEQWGLNVHAMPEKYTVEEMLKSVAKYIQTGG, encoded by the coding sequence ATGATAGCGCCTTTTTCGCTGCAAAATAGAACAGTATTGATTCCCAGGGGAAAGGCCCATTCGAAGCCTTTCTCTGAATTGGTTGCTAGAAATGGAGGGATTCCTGTGGAAATCCCTCTTATTGCCTTTCACCCGGTTGCAGCTTCTGAAAAATTGCTTCGTATATTAAATGAATTACATACTTATAATTGGGTTATCTTTACTAGCAATGTGACGGTTGAAACATTTTTTTCGTTTTTTAGAAACAGTAAGCCGTCTTTCCGTAAAGTAGCTGTCATAGGTGACAAAACGAGAGCTTCCCTTGAGGAAAGGGGAGTTAAAGCAGACTTTATGCCGGAGGAATATGTGGCTGAAGGGTTCATCGATGAATTTTTGCCCCAAGTAAAGGCAGGCGAAAAAATCTTGATACCAAAAGGGAACCTGGCCAGGGACTATATTTCCTCTTCCTTAAAGAAAAAGGGAGCCATCGTGGAAGAAGTTATTATCTATGAAACCTATCTTCCACAAGACAGCAGGGACAAGCTGGTTCAGATGCTAAGTGATGAAAGACTTGATATACTTACATTTACAAGCCCTTCTACGATCGATCATTTTATGGGGATTGTAGAAGAATATAATTTAAGGTGCAAGCTTGAGCAATGTATCGTTGCCTGCATTGGTCCTGTCTCCAAAAGGAAGGCAGAGCAGTGGGGTTTGAATGTCCATGCTATGCCGGAAAAATACACCGTTGAAGAGATGCTTAAAAGCGTTGCCAAGTATATACAAACTGGAGGGTAA